The Ziziphus jujuba cultivar Dongzao chromosome 12, ASM3175591v1 sequence GAGGAAGATGAAACATGGTCTGTCAATTCACGACCCTTGGTTTCGAAAGGGAATAGCACTGCTCCAACTCCTGAAAGAAACACTACAATCTCAAACAGAATTATTGATGCTGTTTGATGGCATCCTTGTATTAACCCCACCGAAACCATAGGACATATCATTCCACCAATTCTTCCCACCGAGCTTGCTACTCCTACTCCGGTTGTTCTCACCGACGTTGGGTATATCTGTTTTATTTACtccacaaaattttaaaatgtcaaaaagACCAGCGTTGCAAATTGAAACATGATATCTAACATcttaaaaccaaattaacaaaggtatatatatacatatatatatacatatatatatcaacagaAGGAACAAGACAGAATTCAGAGCCATGTTTCTACTTCTCCTAAACCACATTTTTATGTATAAGAAGAAAGCAACTACATTTTCATGCAATAATTTCAGACAACCTCCCCTCCAATCAAAACAAGGAACATGGAGTTGCAAAGCTTTTAAAATCagataaacattaaaatttacCTCTGGAGCATATATATAGACAATTGTAAAAGTCGCTGTGATGCATATGCGAGCTCCAAACAGAAGACCCGTAGTTAATTCCTGAGGTTGATGGACTACCAACGGGAAAAGAAATATGCAGCAAAGAAAGAACATGGATGACATTGAAAGTTTGCGACCCAGTCTATCAACCGTGGCAGCAGAGATTAGTAGCCCAGGTAATTCTACATGAAATCAAAAACTGAATCTCAACCAGAGATCTTCTAACATTCTATTTTTCCAGTTAAAGAAAGGAGTATTAAGTTACCTGCAAAACTAGTGATAAAAACATCTTTGTAGCTGACATCATGTGATTTTTCCGAGTGCATTTGGTTTGGGACACATTTACCATCCCCAGTGCTCAACTCAGAGGTAAGCAGCACGAGTCcataataagaaaaagcatTTCCAAAGAACACTAACCATAGGAGCAGGGTAGACTTAACTAATTCTGGGGAAAGAAGCATGAATACAGATGAGACACCCCCAGCATCAGGGTCCGTCCCCTTCGTTGTCTCATTTTCATCTCTTGTCGGCGAGAGTAAATGTGAATCTTCTGACGGAGGATTATTCTTTTCTTGAAGCTCAGTTTGGTCATGATCAGAAATAAGATTGCCAGAAGGGAGTTTTGTTCCATTCAGTCTTGCTATTTTCTCCAATACAATAAGTGCTTCAGTTGTTCTaccttttaaacataaaaaccGTGGTGACTCAGGTGCAACTGAATAGAATAGAAGCAGAAGTGAAGAAGGAAGTGAAGACAGTGCAAGTAGCCATCTCCAACCCAGCGTTGGCATGACAAACTGcaagcatagaatacaacatttTAAGCCATTCCCCATGTACATTAATTTTATCACATAGTCTATCGGCATAGCAGCCCCAAAACTAAATGAATGATCACTTGAAGTAGAATAGTTTACTTGAACTCTTGCTTGCCATCTGGCTCGTAATCATTAATATTACACCAACTGAATtgatacaaata is a genomic window containing:
- the LOC107428106 gene encoding organic cation/carnitine transporter 7 yields the protein MGDGKANFTVDEALVGMGFGKFQVLVLTYAGMAWISEAMEMMLLSFVGPALASSWGLSSNQQALLTTVVFAGMLVGAYSWGIVSDRHGRRKGFLITATVTASAGFLSALAPNYTWLMIFRCFVGLGLGGGPVLSSWFLEFIPAPNRGTWMVVFSAFWTVGTIFEASLAWFVMPTLGWRWLLALSSLPSSLLLLFYSVAPESPRFLCLKGRTTEALIVLEKIARLNGTKLPSGNLISDHDQTELQEKNNPPSEDSHLLSPTRDENETTKGTDPDAGGVSSVFMLLSPELVKSTLLLWLVFFGNAFSYYGLVLLTSELSTGDGKCVPNQMHSEKSHDVSYKDVFITSFAELPGLLISAATVDRLGRKLSMSSMFFLCCIFLFPLVVHQPQELTTGLLFGARICITATFTIVYIYAPEIYPTSVRTTGVGVASSVGRIGGMICPMVSVGLIQGCHQTASIILFEIVVFLSGVGAVLFPFETKGRELTDHVSSSSSKV